Part of the Solwaraspora sp. WMMA2065 genome is shown below.
GCTGGTCGGATGGGTGCATCTGCGCGGCCTGCTCGCCCCGACCGGCGGCACCTCCGACGACTACTTCTATTTCGACACCGACACCGAGCCGGCGTACATCGCGATGTGGCGCAACGACCGGCCGGCCGACGTCGGCCCGGTCTGGCCGCCGGTCGGCGAACTCGGCGGGGTCGGACTGTTCACCCTGCTGCTCGCCGCCGGGCTCGGGCTGGCCCTCGCGCTGGCCTGGCGGCGCAGCATCGTGATCGCCCTCGGCGCGTGCGCGGCCAGTGCCTGGTTCCTGCGGATGTGGCTGGCCAGCGAGCAGTGGGAGACCCAGACCGTACGGCTGTATCCGCGGACCACCGCAGTGGTGCTCTACTGCCTGCTGATCCTCACCGGATTCGGTGTGCTGCTCGCCGTCCAGCACTGGCGCGGCCGCACCGGCGCCGCCGCCCCGGGCCGGGAGCCGACCGTACCGGTCGGGTTGCTGCTCGTGCCGCTGCTGTTCGTGCTCGCCTCCGCCGGGTCCGCCACCGTCGACCGGTACATGCCCGACGAGCGGACCAACCACGCCGGCTACTTCGCGTGGATCGCACACACGACGCCCGACCCGGACGGCCGGTGCTCCCGCTGGGGTGTGGCGCACGGCTGCCAGCCGACAGCCGACCGGGTGCCAGCGGACTGACCAGGGGCCAGCGGGACGGGCCCGGACTCAGCGGACGAACGGCTCCAGCATCATCGCGGCCGCCTGCAGCCATGCCTGCCGCGTCTCCGGCTGCAACTGCACGTACTCGATCGACGACCCGGTTTCCAGGGCCGGGTCGTAGGGCACCACGGCCACCGCCCGGGTCCGGGTGGCGAAGTGCCGGCGCAGGTCGTCGAGCAACGGCATCGGCCCCGGACTCGGGCAGGACAGCAAGGTCACCGCGTTGCGCACCAGGTCGCCCATGCCGACATCGTCCAGCAGGTCCAGCATCCAGTCCGCGGTGAACGCCGCGTCCTCCCGGGGCACGCAGGTGACCACCAGCTGATCGGCGGCCTGCAGGACGGTCTGCCAGTTGGCGCTCTCCACGTTGTTGCCGGTGTCCACACAGATCACGTCGTGGGTCCGGCGGAGCAGCTCCAGCACCCGCCGGACGGTGTGCGGGTCGAGCCGCTGCGCGAACCGAGGGCTCTCCTCACCGGCGAGTACGTCGTACGAGCCGTCGGAGGCGTGCCGGAGGTAGTCGTCGAGCCGGTCGGTCAGCTCGTAGCCGTGCGAGCCCTCGATCTCCACCAGATCGGAGATCAGATGGCGGATGGTCCGGGCATGACGGGCGCTGCCGGCCCGCAGTCCGAGCGTGCCGCGCAGTTCGTTGTCGTCCCAGGCGAGCACCCCACGGCCACGGACGCTACCGATCGTCGCCGCAGCGAGCACGGTCGCCGTCGTCTTGTGCACCCCGCCCTTCGGATTGGCGAACGCCAGCACCCGCGGTATGCCGAGGTTGCGACGCAGGATGCCGGTGGCCCGGTCGACCTCCGCGTCGGGCCGGCTCTCCCGCCACTCGATCCGTGCCGGGTATCCGCCACCGCCGTCCGGGCCCGGCGGGTACCCCGGCCCCGGCCCAGGTCCGCCCCGGCGCGGCGGCTCGGCGGCCGGCGGGTAGCCGCCGACCTCGGGGCCGCCCGGGAAGCCCTGTTCCGATGGTGGCGGCACACTCGGGCGCACCGGCCGAGCGGCCCGGTCCGCAGGGTGGCCGGGCATCACCGGATAGCCGGGCGGGTAGCCACCCGGGGCGGCCGGAGCCGGCGGCGGCGCCAGGGCGGCGTACCGTCCGGCGGCCGGCGCCGGCGGTCCCTGGTCGGCCGGATAGCCATGATCAGCCGGATCGGCGGGATAGCCGGGGTGGCCGAGGGTCGAGGGGTGACCGGGACCGGCCGGATGGCCGGAGTCGCCCATCCAACTGCCACCGGTGGAATGCCCCGGCTCCGGATGGTGACCCGGCACCTGCGCGATGCCGTTGGGCACCTGGGCCGTGCCGCGACCATTCTCCCGCGACCGGGGCGCCGCCCCGTTGGGGTCCGCCACCTCAGGCTGCTCACCGGTACGGCCACCGAGGCGTGCCCGGTCGAGCAGCGCGCGCCAGCGCGGCGCTGGTTCGGCAGGCCGGCCCCAGCCGGACTCGGTGCCCTCCACGGCTCGCCCTCCCAGCGCTATCGGTCCCCGCCTGACAGGCTACGAAGCTAGACCTGTTCAGGCCACACCGCCAAAGGCCCGTTGTTCGGCCCGACCGGCCATCTCTACCGGACTCCCCCGGTCCGGTCACCGCAGCCGTCACCCGACGAGGAGCGTGGCGGCACCGGGGGTAGCGTACGGAACCGGGACACCGGTGGTCGATACCGGCCCGCTACCAAGATTCACCGGTGGGGTGCCCCGGGCAGACCGGCGGTCCGCCGGTGGCCGGCGACGCGCCGGTCGGTGACGGGGTACAGCCGGACGGCGTGCCAGCCGTCGCGGCCGGACGGCCCGGCCCGTTGGTCGACCGGCCCGCCGGGGCCGGGGTCGGGCGCCCCGACCCCGCCGGCGACGGGTCAGCCCTACCTGCCGGGTTTCCCGGACCGACCGGCGACGTGTCGACACCGTCCCGGCCGCCGTCGTCGGCGTCCGGGGCGGAATCGGCGCTGCCCGGGGTGGACTCACGGTCGGGTGCGGAACTGGTCCGCCCAGCTGACCCCGCGTCCGGGTCGCCGTCGGTCGCCGGAGCAACACTGGTCGGGCCGCCGCCGACCTTGGTGTCGGCCGCACCGCCCGGCTCGGCGGCCGGAACATCGAACGGCAACCCGCTGCTGGTGAGCGCGGCGTCGCCGACCGGCACCACCTCGTCGTACTCAGGTAGCGGAGGCAGGAACACCGCCCGGTCCAGGCGGCGGACCTCGGGCGCCGGATCGACGACCCGGATCTCGGCCAGGCGGGCCAGCCTGCGCAGATCGACCGGGACGCCCTGCACCACCGCCGCGAACACGCAGGCGCAATGGTCACGGTAGGCGGCGGCCTCGGCGGTGGCCACCCGGGCACCCTTGTCGTAGGCCAGCCACTGGTCAAGATCGGCTGCCCGGCCGAGTTCGGCGACCCGGCGTCGGTAGTCGGTCGCCTGCCTGCTCTTGCGCTCGGCGACCTGTTCCATCCCGGTCAGCACGTCCTCGGGCAGCTGAAAGGCCGGCATCCGGATCACCTGGGTCTTCTCCCGTCCCAGCGGAACCCGGGTGTACACCTCCACGGCAGACACTCCGGACAGGACAGCGGCGAGCCGGTCGGGTGCCAGATACCCGTTGAAGGTTGCCAGGGCGTAGTTGTCGCCGGTCGACCCGGCAGGTGCCGGACCCTCCGGCAAGGTGGCCAGCTCGCCGCGTACCGCCCGGAGGTAGTCCGGTATGGACTCACCCTCGGCTACTCCCACCTGCACGACGTCGTCCACCGCGCGAACGGCGCCGTCGTCGTGATCCACCGCCCAGACGGCGGCGACCAGCACCGCGCTGATCGACACCCCGGCCACCCCGGCGAGCAACTGGGGACGGACCGGTCGCTGCGCGAGCCGGACGGCAGCGTCCGCCAGGACCGGCAGCAGCCGTCGGTCGATTCGCCGCAACAGGTCGCCGGCACGCACGGGCGACTCCCCTTTCCCGATGGCGGGTGGACGCTGAGTGACCGCGTGTTCGCCGGCTCTCAATCGCCGAGCACGGCCAGGGCACGCTTCAAGTCGTCAGGGTAGTCGCTGTGGAAGCGAACTTCCTCCGCCGTACGGGGGTGTAGGAAACTGAGCGCACGGGCATGCAACCACTGGCGGGTCAGTCCGAGTCGGACGGCGAGTGTCGGATCCGCACCGTACGTCAGGTCACCTACGCACGGGTGCCGCAGCGCGGAGAAGTGCACCCGGATCTGGTGGGTACGGCCGGTCTCCAGGCGGATGTCGACCAGACTGGCGGCAGGGAAGGCCTCGACCGTCTCGTAGTGGGTGACGCTCGGCTTGCCACCCGAGACCACCGCCCACCGGTAGTCGTGGGTGGGATGGCGGTCGATCGGGGCGTCGATGGTCCCGCGCAGCGGGTCGAGGTGCCCCTGCACGACGGCGTGATAGCGCTTGTCCACCTCGCGTTCCTTGAACGCGCGTTTGAGCACCGAGTACGCGTGCTCGCTCTTGGCCACCACCATCAGGCCGCTGGTGCCGACGTCGAGCCGGTGCACGATGCCCTGGCGTTCGGCCGCGCCACTGGTCGCGATGGTGTGACCGGCCGCCGCCAGACCGGCCAGCACGGTCGGGCCGGTCCACCCGGGGCTCGGGTGCGCCGCCACGCCCACCGGCTTGTCCACCACGACGATGTCCTCGTCGGCGTACTCGACCCGCAGTCCGTCGACCGGTTGGGCGA
Proteins encoded:
- a CDS encoding AAA family ATPase, translated to MALGGRAVEGTESGWGRPAEPAPRWRALLDRARLGGRTGEQPEVADPNGAAPRSRENGRGTAQVPNGIAQVPGHHPEPGHSTGGSWMGDSGHPAGPGHPSTLGHPGYPADPADHGYPADQGPPAPAAGRYAALAPPPAPAAPGGYPPGYPVMPGHPADRAARPVRPSVPPPSEQGFPGGPEVGGYPPAAEPPRRGGPGPGPGYPPGPDGGGGYPARIEWRESRPDAEVDRATGILRRNLGIPRVLAFANPKGGVHKTTATVLAAATIGSVRGRGVLAWDDNELRGTLGLRAGSARHARTIRHLISDLVEIEGSHGYELTDRLDDYLRHASDGSYDVLAGEESPRFAQRLDPHTVRRVLELLRRTHDVICVDTGNNVESANWQTVLQAADQLVVTCVPREDAAFTADWMLDLLDDVGMGDLVRNAVTLLSCPSPGPMPLLDDLRRHFATRTRAVAVVPYDPALETGSSIEYVQLQPETRQAWLQAAAMMLEPFVR
- a CDS encoding RluA family pseudouridine synthase — translated: MTTPARHGERRSLPVPDGLDGTRLDQAVSRLFGLSRTAAAALVESGDAEVDGVTRHKSDRVSAGAWLEVVLPAPVTAPVVIAQPVDGLRVEYADEDIVVVDKPVGVAAHPSPGWTGPTVLAGLAAAGHTIATSGAAERQGIVHRLDVGTSGLMVVAKSEHAYSVLKRAFKEREVDKRYHAVVQGHLDPLRGTIDAPIDRHPTHDYRWAVVSGGKPSVTHYETVEAFPAASLVDIRLETGRTHQIRVHFSALRHPCVGDLTYGADPTLAVRLGLTRQWLHARALSFLHPRTAEEVRFHSDYPDDLKRALAVLGD